Genomic window (Sediminispirochaeta smaragdinae DSM 11293):
AGAGAATAGAGCCAATGCCTCGAGGTAGAACCAAGAAAGTTGTATCTCTCAAAAACAAGCTGATAGAGCGTATTCAGTCGGACTATTATAAACCAGGAGACCGATTTCTTTCAAATCGATATATCGAAGAGCGGTTTGGCGTTAGCTATCAGACCGCCTATCGGATTACAAAAGAGTTGGCAGAAGAGGGGTATCTTACTCTTGTCCCTTCCTCTGGTGCCTTTATTGCAGGTCCTCAAAATAAGCTGAAAGGTGTTTCGCTTTTTTTTCAGTCAAGAGCACAACAGAAAGGTAGCTTCGGGAATCGTTTGCTAAGGGGAATTGTTCAGGAGCTGAGGCGTGCGGATATTCTTACTCAGACCTTTTATCTTGAACAAGGAGAAAAATTGGATATTGATCCAGCTTTCTTTCCTGTCCTGTGGGAAACCCCACAACTTCTTGAGGCTATTACTACACGAAGGCAGTATTGTCTTCTACTGAATGAGCGTCCAAAACCAGGTATCAGCAGTACCTTTGTAGACAGCATTACTATCGATGATTTTTCGGGAGGAGTTACCGCTGCTGAGTTATTCCTGCAAAAGGGGACGATCCACGATCCTGTGATCATAGCAGGCCCCGATCGTGATCTCAGAAGCATTGCTAGAGTCCAGGGCTTTCTCTCCCTTTTCCCTGATGCAAGCGTGTTTAAAGCAGATAGCTGGTATTTTGAGCCCGGATATATTCAAGCTTCAGTCTTATTTCTCAATCCTGTCGATGCGGTATTTTGTTGTAATGACCGTTTGGCTTCTGCCGTTGTCAGTTATATTTATGATCACACAAAAAAGCATGTTCCCATTATTGGTTTTGATGATGCACCGATATCGGAGCAGATGAATATTGCGACCATAGCAATTCCCTGGGATGATTTTATAAACCTGTCGGTTGATATAATAAAGGGCAGGTTATCAAACACCCTGAATTCTACTATTCATTATGTGCTTGTGACTCGCCCTATTCATAGAGGCAATCTTATTTCTTATCACATGCCTTGATGGCTATCCTTTGCAAAACAGGATGCGCCTATTGCCCCTGCATAATCTTTCAGATTGGGTATGATGAGCGACACTCGTTCGCCGTTAGGTCTCCATTCAAACTGATCGAGGAAATTATGTAATGGTATAAATAAATCCTTACCAGCCTTTGCAATTCCCCCGCCGATGATAATTGCTTCTGGATCAAGAATATTGATGAGTGAAGCAATTGCCGCCGCAAGAGCCCTGACTGATTCAAGCCAGATCGAAGTTGCATACGGATCATTCTGTCGATAACGCTCGACGAGTATTTTTGTCGAGCTAATGCGTCCTTCTGTTCGTTCGGAAATAGAGTTATCTCCTATATAAGTATCGATACTACCGGGAGTACCGCAAATATCGGGGCCTCCTTTGTAATTTACACTGAGGTGCCCAATATGGCCGGCTCTTCCCAACCTCCCTTGAAATAATTTCCCGTCGAGCATAATCGCTCCACCGACTCCAGTTCCAAGAGTGAGCATGATAACATCTTTTCGTCCTTTTGCAGCACCAAGCTGCACTTCCCCGTAAAGAGCAGCTTGTGCGTCGTTAAGGACAAAAATTTTCCCGGGAGAATCGAGGTAGACTTCCCAGTCTAAGTTTTCCAAACCAAGGAGACGGCCTGGCATCGCTGTAATTCTTTTGTTGTTTGTATCTGCAAGCCCGGGAGATGAAATACCGATCCACGATGGATCACGACCCTGTTCGCTTTTAATTTTGCTTATCCCTTGGCGAATACGCTGTGCCCATATTGGGGCTCCTTGCTGAAGGCTCTCGAAATGATCGTTCGTCTCCCACAGATAGTTTTTCAGGATCACCCGATTTTCCTGCATTACTACTGCCTTAATGAGCGTTCCTCCCAAATCAATGCCTATCCCGTAGTTCATCTTTCTTGCTCCGATATATTCCACTCAGTAATTTTCAATATTCTGCCAGTCGGCATGAAAAGCTTCTATTGCTTCATCGACGAGATCTTGGCGGAGAAAGGATTCGACATCTTTTTCCCAAATAAAACCTGATTTGATGCCCTGTTCGGCATACGTTTCAATTTCCGTTGCATGATAAATTCCTGTACAAATTTCAATATTAAGTTGTTGTCGGTCAATTATTTTCTGCATCTTTATAACGCCTTCCATTTTACTCATGATATTGCGTTTCTGCAGCATTCCTGAGTATGGGGCAATTTGTTTCGCACCGGCTGCGGAAGCCAGTAACATCCAAGAACTTGTAGGAACCACTGTTGCCATAGTAGGGATATTCCGATCAGCAAGCCTTCGAATTACCTCTATACCCTCAAGGCTTGCAGGAACCTTGATTCGAATTTTCTCCGGGTTAATAGAAAGCATTCGTTCCGCCTCTTCCAGCATTTCTTTTGTGCTTCCGTCCTTGAGTTGGAAATAGGCGATATCTGCGATAGAAATAATATCTCGAAACAGTTCTACTTTGTTTTTGTTTTCAAGTGAAACAACATGTGGATTGGTAATGACTCCTTTAAAGAATCCATATCGAAGACAAGTCTCGATTCGCCGCATATTCGCTGTTGCCAACCAAAAATCCATACTACTACCTCCTTAAAGCGATGAAAGAAACTGCTTATGTGCTGTAAAGATTGCTTTTTCCAGTATAGCCACCTTGTGTTCAGATTCCGAAACATTGTGGCTTGGGTAGACCAGCGGATGATAACCTTCCATTTCCAAGATCCTGGTCGTTTCCACAACAATGCTGTTTATGATTAACATATTTGCAATTGTAGAACTCCCGCCTGATTTGTGCGTTTCCAAAATTGGAATCAAGGCATCTCCCTCCGGAGTACAATTGTCAATGGCAATGTCGGAAAGTTCATGAAGCCGTTGTGTGATGTTCGTATGCTTTGGTCTATTGGCCGAGGCATGGAGAAAGGAGGAAAGGCTTATTGTCGTTACGCCTCTTTGTGACGCAGCGAGACAGAGCTCCAAGGGAAGTGCATTGATGCCCGAGTTTGAAACGATAATGAGGCAATCCCCTTTTTGTAAGGCATAGTTGGAAAGGATGACTTCGGCAAACCCTTCTGTCTGCTCAAGAAAAGACATTTGCTTTTGGCCTCCTTTTCCGGTGACAAAGCCGTTGAAGCCGAATACAGGCTCGGTTATCTGGATAAAACCGGGAATAGAACCGATTCGGGGAAAGGCTTCCTGGCAGGGGAGCGAACTGTGACCTGCTCCGAAAAGTAATACTGGACGTTTTTTTGCGATGACCCCCGCACA
Coding sequences:
- a CDS encoding substrate-binding domain-containing protein — translated: MAEEGYLTLVPSSGAFIAGPQNKLKGVSLFFQSRAQQKGSFGNRLLRGIVQELRRADILTQTFYLEQGEKLDIDPAFFPVLWETPQLLEAITTRRQYCLLLNERPKPGISSTFVDSITIDDFSGGVTAAELFLQKGTIHDPVIIAGPDRDLRSIARVQGFLSLFPDASVFKADSWYFEPGYIQASVLFLNPVDAVFCCNDRLASAVVSYIYDHTKKHVPIIGFDDAPISEQMNIATIAIPWDDFINLSVDIIKGRLSNTLNSTIHYVLVTRPIHRGNLISYHMP
- a CDS encoding ROK family protein, whose protein sequence is MNYGIGIDLGGTLIKAVVMQENRVILKNYLWETNDHFESLQQGAPIWAQRIRQGISKIKSEQGRDPSWIGISSPGLADTNNKRITAMPGRLLGLENLDWEVYLDSPGKIFVLNDAQAALYGEVQLGAAKGRKDVIMLTLGTGVGGAIMLDGKLFQGRLGRAGHIGHLSVNYKGGPDICGTPGSIDTYIGDNSISERTEGRISSTKILVERYRQNDPYATSIWLESVRALAAAIASLINILDPEAIIIGGGIAKAGKDLFIPLHNFLDQFEWRPNGERVSLIIPNLKDYAGAIGASCFAKDSHQGM
- a CDS encoding transaldolase family protein; its protein translation is MDFWLATANMRRIETCLRYGFFKGVITNPHVVSLENKNKVELFRDIISIADIAYFQLKDGSTKEMLEEAERMLSINPEKIRIKVPASLEGIEVIRRLADRNIPTMATVVPTSSWMLLASAAGAKQIAPYSGMLQKRNIMSKMEGVIKMQKIIDRQQLNIEICTGIYHATEIETYAEQGIKSGFIWEKDVESFLRQDLVDEAIEAFHADWQNIENY
- a CDS encoding sugar isomerase domain-containing protein — translated: MKYIDAIIEIAQKIQITQKDSLTSASKICAGVIAKKRPVLLFGAGHSSLPCQEAFPRIGSIPGFIQITEPVFGFNGFVTGKGGQKQMSFLEQTEGFAEVILSNYALQKGDCLIIVSNSGINALPLELCLAASQRGVTTISLSSFLHASANRPKHTNITQRLHELSDIAIDNCTPEGDALIPILETHKSGGSSTIANMLIINSIVVETTRILEMEGYHPLVYPSHNVSESEHKVAILEKAIFTAHKQFLSSL